The proteins below are encoded in one region of Aquisphaera giovannonii:
- a CDS encoding carboxylate-amine ligase, translating into MLAQGFQGSPAPTLGVEIELQLVDAGTLELRGVEVQALAEGLPPGIAGSVRREFHACCVEVATGICRDVDEVRRDLKEKLRWVAGAAAARGLMLAWAGTHPFSHWKGQAVTDDPRYRALAESYRETLLRQLTFGLHVHVGVGSGDAAIRACDRIREFLPVLLALSANSPFWCGRATGLQSHRMEVMGSLPAAGIPPYLGTWDAFEALVGHLTASGLIGSAKDLWWDVRPSPSHGTVEVRICDMPLGLDAVLGLTALIQCLVHTLARGGSCRGDGEARPGGEDEIRRARDLEHLTAATLQQDRWLAARHGLDAMLVNPRTAERTGARALARELIDGLMPVAEELGGAEHLTRLRAKTRGANGATAQLNAFARTGSLLEVVRLTARADSSGHWHPSLSPLLGVQGLLDHTGASL; encoded by the coding sequence ATGCTCGCCCAAGGATTCCAGGGAAGTCCCGCCCCGACCCTCGGGGTGGAGATCGAGTTGCAGCTCGTCGACGCCGGCACGCTGGAGCTCCGCGGCGTCGAGGTCCAGGCCCTCGCGGAGGGCCTGCCGCCGGGGATCGCGGGGTCGGTCCGGCGGGAATTCCATGCCTGCTGCGTGGAGGTCGCCACGGGGATCTGCCGGGACGTGGACGAGGTCCGCCGCGACCTCAAGGAGAAGCTCCGCTGGGTGGCCGGGGCGGCGGCGGCCCGGGGGCTGATGCTGGCGTGGGCGGGCACGCATCCGTTCTCCCACTGGAAGGGCCAGGCCGTCACCGACGACCCCCGCTACCGGGCCCTCGCCGAGTCGTACCGGGAGACGCTCCTCCGCCAGCTCACCTTCGGCCTGCACGTGCACGTCGGGGTGGGGTCGGGCGACGCCGCGATCCGGGCCTGCGACCGGATCCGCGAGTTCCTCCCGGTGCTCCTGGCCCTCTCCGCCAACAGCCCGTTCTGGTGCGGCCGCGCCACGGGCCTGCAGTCGCACCGGATGGAGGTCATGGGCAGCCTCCCCGCCGCCGGGATCCCGCCCTACCTGGGCACCTGGGACGCCTTCGAGGCGCTGGTGGGGCACCTGACCGCCTCCGGCCTGATCGGCTCGGCCAAGGACCTCTGGTGGGACGTCCGCCCGAGCCCCTCGCACGGCACCGTCGAGGTCCGGATCTGCGACATGCCCCTGGGCCTGGACGCCGTCCTCGGCCTGACGGCGCTCATCCAGTGCTTGGTGCACACCCTCGCCCGCGGGGGATCCTGCCGCGGGGACGGCGAGGCCCGGCCCGGCGGCGAGGACGAGATCCGCCGCGCCCGCGACCTCGAGCACCTGACGGCCGCGACCCTCCAGCAGGACCGCTGGCTCGCCGCCCGGCACGGCCTGGACGCCATGCTCGTCAACCCGAGGACCGCGGAGCGGACGGGCGCCCGCGCCCTCGCCCGCGAGCTGATCGACGGCCTGATGCCCGTCGCCGAGGAGCTCGGCGGCGCGGAGCACCTGACGCGGCTCCGGGCGAAGACCCGGGGGGCCAACGGCGCGACCGCCCAGCTCAACGCCTTCGCCCGCACCGGCTCGCTCCTGGAGGTCGTCCGCCTGACCGCCCGGGCCGATTCGTCCGGCCACTGGCACCCGTCGCTCTCCCCGCTCCTGGGCGTCCAGGGGCTCCTCGACCACACGGGGGCCAGCCTCTGA
- a CDS encoding GNAT family N-acetyltransferase, which produces MTWGPLVEPCPPAARAEALQVLYQRIPPAIRAKLVDEVLREAESGQVDLAGLWAAWERPWGLSAARAHAPAQGVDPPSAPRGRIVGAFLTQALAGRAAAVWAPEVLPSLRRTATAAALVRTALADLRRRGFRVIQAVLDESAQGRGAGDLIRGGMPRVTELVYLERDTRIPLADPPPPRLAWRSFDPEQPDTFCRLLQATYIASLDMPELDGIRSLQEVIEGHRATGRFVPSRWRIGQVEGEPEAAALLLLADIPDREVWEVVYLGLTPPARGRGLGRAAIAQALELAAPHAPRLELAVDLRNTPATRLYASTGFVPFDRRSVHLVVFPPGAGGPP; this is translated from the coding sequence ATGACCTGGGGCCCCCTCGTCGAGCCCTGCCCGCCCGCCGCCCGCGCCGAGGCCCTCCAGGTCCTCTACCAGCGCATCCCCCCGGCGATCCGGGCGAAGCTGGTGGACGAGGTCCTCCGGGAGGCGGAGTCCGGGCAGGTGGACCTCGCCGGCCTCTGGGCGGCCTGGGAACGCCCATGGGGCCTCTCCGCGGCGCGGGCCCACGCCCCCGCGCAGGGCGTCGACCCGCCCTCCGCCCCCCGTGGCCGGATCGTGGGGGCATTCCTGACGCAGGCGCTGGCGGGGCGGGCCGCGGCCGTCTGGGCGCCCGAGGTGCTGCCCTCGCTCCGGCGCACGGCGACGGCCGCGGCCCTGGTGCGAACGGCGCTCGCGGACCTGAGGCGTCGGGGCTTCCGGGTCATCCAGGCGGTGCTCGACGAGTCCGCCCAGGGCCGGGGCGCCGGCGACCTGATCCGCGGCGGCATGCCCAGGGTCACGGAGCTCGTCTATCTCGAGCGGGACACCAGGATCCCGCTGGCGGACCCGCCGCCGCCGCGGCTCGCCTGGCGGTCGTTCGACCCCGAGCAGCCCGACACCTTCTGCAGGTTGCTCCAGGCCACGTACATCGCCAGCCTGGACATGCCGGAGCTCGACGGCATACGGTCGCTCCAGGAGGTCATCGAGGGCCATCGCGCCACCGGCCGGTTCGTGCCATCTCGGTGGCGGATCGGGCAGGTCGAGGGCGAGCCGGAGGCCGCCGCCCTGCTCCTGCTGGCGGACATCCCGGACCGCGAGGTCTGGGAGGTCGTCTACCTGGGCCTCACCCCCCCCGCCCGCGGCCGGGGCCTCGGCCGCGCCGCGATCGCCCAGGCCCTCGAGCTCGCCGCGCCCCACGCCCCCCGCCTGGAGCTGGCCGTCGACCTCCGCAACACGCCGGCCACCCGCCTCTACGCGTCCACCGGCTTCGTCCCCTTCGACCGCCGATCGGTCCACCTCGTCGTGTTCCCGCCGGGGGCGGGGGGGCCGCCCTGA
- a CDS encoding RNA polymerase sigma factor, translated as MRESVASGPLPDADGQVREPIHGGPGPMTPGVTRDLPTPSVPHAGSDSGLGLDGETNLSDAWLVERARHRDHAAFAVLVRRYERKLTRVLARLVRDPELARDLAQETFLRVYNRLERFDTARRFGPWLFRVGVNLGLDCLRRSRSEPPPPASIDRPRGDERLPFELPDPDPRIRIEVAQEVHHVLGMMPVSYRTILVLRDLEGFSSSEVAAIVGRQEATVRWRLSKAREKFREIWQRRQDEAGREARDG; from the coding sequence ATGCGGGAGTCGGTCGCGAGCGGGCCCCTGCCCGACGCCGACGGCCAGGTGAGGGAGCCGATCCACGGTGGGCCGGGCCCGATGACGCCCGGGGTGACCAGGGATCTCCCCACGCCTTCGGTTCCGCACGCGGGATCGGACTCGGGCCTCGGGCTCGACGGCGAGACCAACCTGAGCGACGCATGGCTGGTGGAGCGTGCGCGACACCGGGACCATGCGGCCTTTGCCGTCCTCGTCCGCCGCTACGAGCGGAAGCTGACGAGGGTGCTCGCGAGGTTGGTCCGCGATCCCGAGCTGGCGCGTGATCTCGCCCAGGAGACGTTCCTTCGCGTGTACAACCGGCTGGAGCGGTTCGACACGGCCCGGCGGTTCGGCCCCTGGTTATTCCGGGTGGGCGTGAACCTCGGCCTGGATTGCCTCCGCCGCAGCCGGTCCGAGCCGCCGCCTCCGGCCTCCATCGACCGGCCGCGGGGCGACGAGCGGCTGCCGTTCGAGCTCCCCGACCCGGACCCGAGGATCCGAATCGAGGTGGCCCAGGAGGTGCACCACGTCCTCGGCATGATGCCGGTGTCGTATCGGACGATCCTGGTGCTCCGAGACCTGGAAGGTTTCTCCTCCTCCGAAGTCGCCGCGATCGTGGGCCGGCAGGAGGCGACCGTCCGCTGGAGGCTCTCCAAGGCACGCGAAAAATTCCGCGAAATTTGGCAACGCCGACAGGATGAGGCGGGGCGGGAGGCCAGGGATGGCTGA
- a CDS encoding zf-HC2 domain-containing protein, translating to MAENDKGVIMGGSCCEWVRERLPLLVEDADGVAAEGWEADAADRARVEEHLAGCAACRGRKSSLERAMSALGALAAEPWTDAGAAGEPASPSLLPGIEARILRQRADARAWWRRLWRVACPDGVREAADRIAWRLREARDELPLQLAWRRDTLTEAIGRRARIAAARLRGGLRAFEAAAGLRGRGVRGLDGLRPGFGMALGLAMAAGLATFALVDRARTSAEVRIVAAAVPLPLPTRPSAVSEDVVTAAAALTNLRASTSLVEAGQTFPPEDLSVASSGSRPAGTATAAATAATSSSPSARLDFDLDHGTPMPPEARGGKPAY from the coding sequence ATGGCTGAAAATGACAAAGGCGTGATCATGGGCGGATCGTGTTGCGAATGGGTGCGCGAGCGGCTGCCGCTCCTGGTGGAGGACGCCGACGGCGTCGCCGCCGAGGGTTGGGAGGCGGACGCCGCGGACCGCGCCCGGGTCGAGGAGCACCTCGCGGGGTGTGCCGCCTGTCGGGGCCGGAAGTCGAGCCTGGAGCGGGCGATGTCCGCCCTGGGCGCCCTCGCCGCCGAGCCCTGGACGGATGCCGGCGCCGCGGGCGAGCCGGCCTCCCCCTCGCTCCTGCCGGGGATCGAGGCCCGGATCCTCCGCCAGCGGGCCGACGCCCGCGCCTGGTGGCGCAGGCTCTGGCGAGTGGCCTGCCCCGATGGCGTCCGCGAGGCGGCCGACCGGATCGCCTGGCGACTCCGCGAGGCCCGCGACGAGCTGCCCCTCCAGCTCGCCTGGCGCCGGGACACCCTGACGGAGGCGATCGGCCGACGTGCCCGGATCGCGGCGGCGCGGCTGCGGGGCGGGCTCCGGGCGTTCGAGGCCGCCGCCGGCCTCCGGGGCCGCGGCGTGCGCGGGCTCGACGGCCTCCGGCCCGGATTCGGGATGGCCCTGGGCCTGGCGATGGCCGCGGGGCTGGCGACGTTCGCCCTGGTGGATCGCGCGCGGACCTCGGCCGAGGTGCGGATCGTGGCGGCCGCGGTGCCCCTGCCCCTTCCGACGCGCCCGTCGGCCGTCTCGGAGGACGTGGTGACCGCCGCCGCCGCCCTGACCAACCTGAGGGCGTCCACCTCGCTCGTGGAGGCGGGGCAGACGTTCCCGCCGGAGGACCTCTCGGTCGCCTCCTCGGGCAGCAGGCCCGCCGGGACCGCGACCGCCGCCGCCACCGCCGCCACCAGCTCGTCCCCGTCCGCCCGCCTCGACTTCGACCTCGACCACGGCACCCCGATGCCCCCGGAGGCCCGGGGGGGCAAGCCCGCCTACTAG
- a CDS encoding S1C family serine protease, which translates to MPPFDPSSTTRTAARIAAGGLLLAAMLGLVYSRGTRPWSSWPVLPGAADAAGRADSTGSRLPWPIGTAPGDASDAKPAGQAEPEDSPARSPSVAGKAAGRPGDGRRKGARERRADAEAAAGAEAAGLVDGREGKDGRADDSAALFATMERLERLIAAGMARARESVVSLEYTSEGSRDSRRMACGVVINASGDLLSVRIDRPGAGPGGAAPAAAPASPPPPTAPEPIVARDVTGRRHLAHWVADDPESGLTLLQIPARSVPPIEIAPADPVLGGQVFVIGNAFGLGHTVSRGYIAGLDRALRLGARQLGGLIQVQAKLYPGDSGAAVTNQRGQLLGLIRSGLAPPAEDGNRPARDRPRDRDRDRDNDFGFAIAARDLLWVADQLRAHGHVDRAYLGVRLEHAPGAGAAPADPLAEGAALQEVLEGTPAALAGLRAGDLIVAIDGQPVRSPADVNDRLDRLPSQALVRLEVVRGRGEERRLIAMEMRTSSRPDAGPRQAAGPPPASPSRPPEAENPGSPPTPVTHSAPSASNREDRAAGPPPIDVVPTSATPATNPPPAPDAKAAAKPPADGPTAAPPPVTGPDAPAPAAPVVAERLERAHLERKATAPRSATPPPRP; encoded by the coding sequence ATGCCCCCCTTCGACCCTTCCAGCACGACGCGGACGGCCGCGAGGATCGCGGCGGGCGGCCTCCTGCTCGCCGCCATGCTGGGCCTGGTCTACTCGCGGGGCACGCGGCCGTGGTCGTCCTGGCCGGTCCTCCCGGGGGCGGCGGACGCCGCGGGCCGGGCCGACTCGACGGGCTCGCGGCTCCCCTGGCCGATCGGCACCGCCCCGGGCGACGCCTCGGACGCGAAGCCCGCGGGCCAGGCCGAGCCCGAGGACTCCCCCGCGCGGTCGCCGTCGGTCGCGGGGAAGGCGGCGGGCCGGCCCGGCGACGGCCGCCGGAAGGGGGCCCGCGAGCGCCGGGCGGATGCCGAGGCGGCGGCGGGGGCCGAGGCCGCCGGGCTGGTCGACGGCAGGGAGGGGAAGGACGGCCGCGCGGACGACTCCGCCGCGCTCTTCGCGACGATGGAGCGGCTGGAGCGGCTCATCGCGGCGGGCATGGCCCGTGCCCGCGAGTCCGTCGTGTCCCTCGAATACACGTCGGAGGGCTCCCGCGACTCGCGGCGGATGGCCTGCGGCGTGGTGATCAACGCCAGCGGCGACCTGCTCTCGGTGCGGATCGACCGCCCCGGGGCCGGGCCCGGGGGCGCGGCCCCGGCCGCGGCACCGGCCTCCCCCCCACCCCCGACCGCCCCCGAGCCGATCGTGGCGAGGGACGTGACGGGCCGGCGGCACCTCGCGCACTGGGTGGCGGACGACCCCGAGAGCGGCCTGACGCTGCTCCAGATCCCCGCCCGTTCCGTCCCGCCCATCGAGATCGCCCCGGCCGACCCGGTGCTCGGGGGCCAGGTCTTCGTGATCGGCAATGCGTTCGGCCTGGGGCACACCGTCAGCCGCGGATACATCGCCGGCCTGGACCGGGCCCTCAGGCTGGGCGCCCGCCAGCTCGGCGGCCTGATCCAGGTCCAGGCGAAGCTGTATCCTGGGGACAGCGGCGCCGCGGTGACCAACCAGCGGGGCCAGTTGCTGGGCCTGATCCGCAGCGGCCTGGCCCCCCCGGCCGAGGACGGGAATCGCCCCGCCCGCGACCGGCCCCGCGACCGCGACCGGGATCGCGACAACGACTTCGGCTTCGCGATCGCCGCCCGCGACCTCCTCTGGGTCGCCGACCAGCTCCGCGCGCACGGCCACGTGGACCGGGCCTACCTGGGGGTGCGGCTCGAGCACGCCCCCGGCGCCGGCGCGGCCCCGGCCGACCCGCTCGCCGAGGGCGCGGCGCTCCAGGAGGTCCTCGAGGGCACCCCCGCGGCGCTCGCCGGGCTCCGCGCCGGGGACCTGATCGTCGCCATCGACGGCCAGCCCGTCCGGTCCCCGGCCGACGTGAACGACCGGCTCGATCGGCTCCCCTCCCAGGCCCTCGTGCGGCTCGAGGTCGTCCGGGGCCGCGGGGAGGAGCGGCGCCTGATCGCGATGGAGATGCGGACCTCCAGCCGCCCCGACGCTGGCCCCCGCCAGGCCGCGGGGCCCCCGCCGGCGTCGCCGTCCCGGCCCCCCGAGGCCGAGAACCCGGGATCGCCGCCGACCCCGGTGACCCATTCGGCCCCGTCCGCCTCGAACCGGGAGGACCGCGCCGCGGGGCCCCCCCCGATCGACGTGGTGCCCACGTCCGCGACCCCGGCGACCAATCCCCCCCCGGCCCCGGATGCGAAGGCCGCCGCGAAGCCCCCCGCGGACGGGCCGACGGCCGCGCCCCCTCCCGTCACCGGTCCCGACGCCCCCGCGCCCGCCGCTCCCGTCGTCGCCGAGCGCCTCGAACGGGCGCATCTCGAACGCAAGGCGACCGCGCCCCGCTCCGCGACGCCCCCGCCCCGCCCCTGA
- a CDS encoding carboxypeptidase-like regulatory domain-containing protein, whose amino-acid sequence MNIPVLSILAVIASPMATASGAEGKPAILRGLVTDEAHAPLAEARILVAIPAADMRFIDAGTTRKLLKDAVDCRVLEARSDAGGNYAVEVPGLSGRTEVSIDAMKPGYRRLSGTLMAGGDARKVGVTPGEPAEAAPLVLKPALYFRGVVVDEQGKPIPSVDINANAVVGGGAGGVELLTSRADGTFEVFNYPPKTDALGKQLGEGPIYFSHPDYLGSHVEDVYALDKTRGESLRVVLPAGRRLSGRVLDDAGKPIAGVMVEASRKDGDGRKATLTDADGRFALRGLVAGISTVTARSLAVHQARSLPVALNGDRRDLELRLRPMALPAGMKSHAVLGMRLADVNPEVQSAYGLFFDRGAVILDPGEGHGRLGLGDLAEGCNFWMVGQKRVGSVREFVDQIVAETAGKDLDAYSVRVVYSFRTVEFVGNNTQYLRLTRDDLKELKALSDRLNPDLE is encoded by the coding sequence TTGAACATCCCTGTCCTCTCGATCCTCGCCGTCATCGCGAGCCCGATGGCCACCGCCTCCGGTGCCGAGGGCAAGCCCGCGATCCTCCGCGGCCTGGTGACGGACGAGGCGCACGCCCCGCTGGCCGAGGCCCGGATCCTCGTCGCGATCCCCGCCGCGGACATGCGATTCATCGACGCCGGCACCACCCGGAAGCTCCTGAAGGACGCCGTGGATTGCCGGGTACTGGAGGCACGGTCCGACGCCGGCGGCAACTACGCGGTGGAGGTCCCCGGGCTCTCCGGGCGCACCGAGGTCTCGATCGACGCCATGAAGCCCGGGTATCGCCGCCTGTCCGGGACCCTGATGGCCGGGGGCGACGCCAGGAAGGTGGGTGTCACGCCGGGCGAGCCGGCGGAAGCGGCTCCCCTGGTCCTGAAGCCGGCGCTCTATTTCAGGGGCGTCGTGGTCGACGAGCAGGGCAAGCCGATCCCTTCCGTGGACATCAACGCCAACGCCGTGGTCGGGGGGGGGGCGGGCGGCGTCGAGCTCCTCACGAGCCGCGCGGACGGGACGTTCGAGGTCTTCAACTACCCCCCGAAGACGGACGCCCTGGGCAAGCAGCTCGGCGAGGGTCCGATTTATTTCTCCCACCCGGACTACCTCGGGAGCCACGTCGAGGACGTCTATGCCCTGGACAAGACCCGGGGCGAATCGCTGCGGGTCGTCCTGCCGGCGGGCCGCCGGCTCTCGGGCCGGGTGCTCGACGACGCCGGCAAGCCCATCGCGGGCGTCATGGTGGAGGCGAGCCGCAAGGACGGGGACGGCCGCAAGGCGACGCTCACCGACGCGGACGGCAGGTTCGCCCTCCGCGGCCTGGTCGCGGGCATCTCCACCGTCACCGCCCGATCGCTGGCGGTCCACCAGGCCCGCAGCCTGCCGGTCGCCCTCAACGGGGACAGGCGGGACCTGGAGCTCCGGCTCCGGCCGATGGCCCTGCCTGCCGGCATGAAATCGCACGCCGTCCTCGGCATGCGGCTCGCGGACGTGAACCCGGAGGTCCAGTCCGCCTACGGACTCTTCTTCGATCGCGGGGCGGTCATCCTCGACCCGGGCGAGGGCCACGGCCGCCTGGGCCTCGGCGATCTCGCCGAGGGCTGCAACTTCTGGATGGTCGGCCAGAAGCGCGTGGGCAGCGTCCGCGAATTCGTGGACCAGATCGTGGCCGAGACCGCCGGCAAGGACCTCGACGCCTACTCGGTCCGCGTCGTCTACTCGTTCCGCACCGTCGAGTTCGTCGGGAACAACACCCAGTACCTGAGGCTCACGCGGGACGACCTCAAGGAGCTGAAGGCGCTGTCGGATCGGCTCAATCCCGACCTGGAGTGA
- a CDS encoding carboxypeptidase-like regulatory domain-containing protein gives MMIRPGLNRLNALAAAIVAVLASPRAAIGADDKPAVLRGLVTDEAHAPLADARILVAIPAADMRFVESGATGRPAEDAGKSRLLEARSDAKGEYRLELPGLSGRTSVSIDAMKPGYRRLSGTLMAGGDDRHLDVTPGETTEAAPLRLVPALHFRGVVVDERGRPMPSLNVFAASVGRGIGGIEVTTTRADGTFEIFNYPPETAPLGKDRKGRVTFSHPDYIEGRIEDVYALDGGQGESLRVVLAAGRRLAGTVLDDAGKPAAGVMVEASRKDGNDRKATLTDAAGRFDLRGLVGGISAVAARSLAIHQARSLPIALNGDRLDLEIRLRPMALPAGIKPVSVLGMRLADVTPEIQSAYGLYNDRGAVILDPGKDSDRLGIGRLEEGNVFWLVGQTRIAGVREFVNQLLTEVDGPNAVQGMIRVVYHFRTVEFVGARTQYMKLTKEDLRELKALAERLDPDAR, from the coding sequence ATGATGATCCGACCAGGATTGAACCGCCTGAACGCTCTGGCCGCCGCGATCGTCGCCGTCCTCGCGTCCCCGAGGGCCGCCATCGGGGCCGACGACAAGCCCGCGGTACTCCGAGGCCTGGTGACGGACGAGGCGCACGCCCCGCTGGCCGACGCCCGAATCCTCGTCGCGATCCCCGCCGCGGACATGCGGTTCGTCGAGTCCGGCGCGACCGGCAGGCCCGCGGAGGACGCGGGGAAATCGAGGCTGCTGGAGGCCAGGTCCGACGCGAAGGGCGAGTACCGGCTGGAGCTCCCCGGGCTCTCGGGCCGCACGTCGGTCTCGATCGACGCCATGAAGCCCGGCTATCGCCGCCTGTCCGGGACCCTGATGGCCGGCGGCGACGACCGGCACCTCGACGTCACGCCGGGGGAGACCACGGAGGCCGCCCCCCTGAGGCTCGTGCCGGCGCTCCACTTCCGGGGCGTCGTCGTGGACGAGCGGGGGAGGCCGATGCCCTCGCTCAACGTCTTCGCCGCCTCCGTGGGGAGGGGCATCGGCGGCATCGAGGTGACCACGACCCGCGCGGACGGGACGTTCGAGATCTTCAATTATCCCCCCGAGACGGCCCCCCTCGGCAAGGACCGGAAAGGGCGGGTCACCTTCTCGCATCCCGACTACATCGAGGGCCGGATCGAGGACGTCTACGCGCTCGACGGGGGGCAGGGCGAGTCGCTGCGGGTCGTCCTGGCGGCGGGCCGCCGGCTGGCGGGCACGGTCCTCGACGACGCCGGCAAGCCGGCCGCGGGCGTCATGGTGGAGGCGAGCCGCAAGGACGGGAACGATCGCAAGGCGACGCTCACCGACGCGGCCGGCAGGTTCGACCTCCGCGGCCTCGTCGGGGGTATCTCCGCCGTGGCCGCCCGCTCGCTGGCGATCCACCAGGCGCGGAGCCTGCCGATCGCCCTCAATGGCGACCGCCTGGACCTGGAGATCCGGCTCCGCCCGATGGCCCTGCCGGCCGGCATCAAGCCCGTGTCCGTGCTCGGCATGCGGCTCGCCGACGTGACCCCGGAGATCCAGTCCGCCTACGGGCTATACAACGACCGCGGGGCGGTCATCCTGGACCCGGGCAAGGACTCCGACCGCCTGGGAATCGGCCGCCTGGAGGAGGGCAACGTCTTCTGGCTGGTCGGCCAGACGCGCATCGCCGGCGTCCGCGAATTCGTCAACCAACTCCTGACCGAGGTCGACGGGCCGAACGCCGTGCAAGGCATGATCCGGGTCGTCTACCACTTCCGCACCGTCGAATTCGTCGGGGCCAGGACGCAATACATGAAGCTCACGAAGGAGGACCTCCGGGAGCTGAAGGCCCTGGCGGAGCGGCTCGATCCCGACGCCAGGTGA